Part of the Tetragenococcus koreensis genome, ACTGGACACCGGATAGTCTAAAAGCAATGAACAAGGTGCAAGCAATGCGTCAAGCAGGACAAAACTGCTACTTTACCATGGATGCTGGGCCTAATGTAAAGGTACTTTGCCAAAAAAAAGACAGTGAAACGATCTATCGTGAATTACAAAAAGATTTTCCTTCCCACCAGCTGATCATGGCCCATGCAGGAAAAGGAATTGAAACTTTAGAAATGGAAGTGGCAAAATGATTGAAGTATCCACCCCAGGAAAATTGTATATTGCAGGTGAATACGCCGTCGTCGAACCAGGTCATCCTGCCATCCTCGCAGCTGTCGATCAATTTATTAATGTGACCATCGAAAACGCAACTGAAAATGGCAGCATTCAATCTCAACAATATAGTGATCTTCCGATACGTTGGACCAGAAGAAACGGTGAACTGGTCTTAGACCATCGGGAAAATCCTTTTCACTACATTTTGGCTGCTATCCGCCTAACTGAACGCTATGCCAAAGAGCAAGGTACTCTATTGAGCTTTTATCATCTAAAAGTTACTAGTGAATTGGATAATTCTAGTGGGCGCAAATACGGATTAGGTTCAAGCGGAGCTGTTACGGTAGGTACTGTTAAAGCTCTTAATTTATTCTACGATTTGCAATTGGATCCATTAATGCAATTTAAAATTGCTGCTTTAGCCCATTTAGCTGTTCAAGGAAACGGTTCTTGCGGGGATATTGCTGCTAGTTGTTTTGGCGGCTGGCTAGCTTTTTCGACTTTTGACCACGAATGGGTAAAAGAAAAACAAGATAAGTGGCAAATTAGTGATCTATTGGAAAGTGATTGGCCAAAACTTTCCATTCAACCGTTGCAATCGCCAAAAAATATGCGTTTATTAATTGGTTGGACAGGCAGTCCAGCCTCTACCTCCGATTTAGTCGACCAAGTGAATCGATCCAAAGAAGATAAAGACGATACCCAAAAAAATTATGAACAATTTTTAGCAGATAGTAATCGTTGCGTAGAAGATATGATTGACGGCTTTACGGATGATAATGTTGCAAAAATAAAAAAAATGATTACAAAAAATCGCCAATTATTAAAAAACCTCTCTAAAGCAACTAACGTCGTCATCGAAACACCTGCTTTAAAACAACTTTGTGATTTAGCTGAAGCTTGTGGCGGAGCATCAAAGTCTTCTGGAGCCGGTGGTGGTGATTGTGGGATTGTGATCGCTGACCAAAAAACCGGGATTTTACCTTTAATGAGCAAATGGGAAAAAGCCGATATTATTCCTTTACCCTTACATGTTTACCATTATCGAGGAGGTATAAAATGAATCGTAAAGATGAACACGTTTCTCTTGCCAAAGCATTTCACAAACCACATCTCAGTGATTTCGATGAAATAAAGATTGTTCATCAATCACTTACTTCAAATCGTTTGAGTGATGTATCTATCAGTACTGAACTGTTTAATCGAAGTTTCTCTAGTCCCTTTTTTATCAATGCCATGACAGGTGGTAGCCCGAAAACAAAAAAAATCAATCAACAATTAGCTGTAATCGCTAGAGAAACCGGTTTGATGATGGCCACAGGTTCAGTTTCTACTGCCCTAAAAAGCCCTGAAACCAAAGATTCTTTTTCGACCGTTAGAAAAGAATTCCCCGAAGGATTCTTATTAGCAAATGTGGGAGCGGGCACTTCTTTAGAAAATGCGCAGCGGGCCGTAGACCTTTTTCAAGCTGATGCTTTACAAATTCATTTGAACACCCCTCAAGAACTTGTGATGCCTGAAGGGGACCGTGATTTTACTGACTGGTTACCTTTGCTAGAAAAAATCGTACAACATAGTGAAGTTCCAGTTATTGTAAAAGAAGTGGGCTTTGGTATGACACGAGAAACGATCACACAAATTTTAGCCACAGGAGTACAAACAATCGATGTCGCTGGTAGCGGTGGAACCAGTTTTACTCAAATTGAAAACGCGCGGCGCAAAAAACGCGAATTTAGTTACCTAGATCAATTTGGACAAACTACCGTAGAATCTTTGCTAGAAGCAAACGAAGTTACCACAGCTTTTAACTTGATTGCTTCTGGAGGCATCCGCAACGCCTTCGATATTTTTAAATCACTTTGTTTGGGCGCTAAAATGGTTGGTATTTCCGGTACGTTTTTGAATTACCTCTTAACAAATGGCAGTCAAGCAACTATCGAATTAATCGAACAATGGAAAAATGAATTACAGACGCTTTATACTATGTGTGGTGCGTTAAAAACTACTGATTTAACAACCGTGCCTCTAGTATTGGCTGGAAAACCTAAAAACTGGTGCCAAGCAAGAAATATTGATGAAAAAAAATATAGTATGCGCAAGTCTGTATGATCTGACTCATTAAGTTTGATCATGCAGACTTATTTTATATCCGTTAACCTTTTTTATCGAAGCACAAAAAAAGACTAGTAACAAACTAGCCTTAAATTCAAGATTCAATTATTTAAAATTATTCTTGCGATTCGTCTTTATCTTCTTGAGAACTATCATCAGAGTTTCTATCTTCAGAATGTTCTGGTGTGTTATCAGTAGTAGGCACTGAACCACTTTGTGCCGTTTCCTCTGTATAGGTTGGTTTTACTGTGCGAATTGACGCACGATCAAATTCAAGGAAGATTCCTTCACAATCAAGCGTGACTGTTTTTTTATCCTCATCAATTTCCGAAACCACACCATGCAATCCGCCAATTGTTACCACTTGGTTTCCAGGACGCATACTATCCAATACATCTTGACGCTTTTTCTGTTGTTTCTTTTGTGAACGCTGCATAAAGTACATCAAAATGATGATAGGTACCAGCATTATAAGTATTTCCATTAATTTTTCACCTCAGCTTTTATCGTTTCACTCTATACTGTATCAGAAGCCAGTATATTTCACTAGTATTTTTCTAGAAAGTTAGAAATTTTTCGCATTTTCTTCATTAAATCCATACTCTTCAAAAAATTGTTCACGAAATTCCAGTAGTTGATCATCTCTAATGGCTTGACGAACTTGTTCCATCAAATGTAATAAGAAATGAAGATTGTGATAAGTTGTCAATCGAATACCAAAAGTTTCATCACATTTCAGTAAATGGCGGACATAAGCACGCGTGTAGTTACGACATGTATAGCAATTACATTGTTCATCAATCGGTCGGAAGTCGCGCGCAAATTTGGCGTTTTTTACTACTAAACGTCCCTTTGAAGTCATACAAGTTCCGTTGCGCGCAATCCTTGTCGGTAATACACAGTCAAACATATCAACACCACGAATCGCGCCGTCAATTAAAGAATCCGCTGCGCCAACACCCATCAAATAGCGCGGTTTGTTTTCAGGTATCAACGGTGTCGTGTATTCTAACATCCGATTCATTTCAGCTTTTGGTTCACCAACAGAAAGTCCACCAATTGAATAGCCAGGAAAGTCTAAACTAACTAAATCTTTTGCACTTTGTTTACGTAGATCTTTATGCCCTGCTCCTTGAACGATTCCAAACAACCCCTGCATTTCAGGATTAGCATGGGCTTTTAAGCCTCTTTCAGCCCAACGCGTAGTCCGTTCAATTGAATTTTTTACATAATCATAACTTTCATCATAAGGCGGACATTCATCAAGACTCATCATGATATCTGATCCTAATTTATTTTGAATATCGATCGCTTTTTCCGGAGATAAAAACATTTTTGAACCATTAATATGATTCCGAAAATGCACGCCCGCTTCTTCGATATTACGCATATCTGCCAAAGAAAATACTTGAAAACCACCAGAATCAGTCAAAATCGGTTGATCCCAATTCATAAATTTATGCAGTCCGCCAGCTTCAGCAACAATATCCTCGCCCGGTCGCAACCATAAATGATAGGTGTTACTTAAAATGACCCCCGCACCCATTTCTTTTAATTCTTCAGGTGACATCGTTTTTACTGTAGCAAGTGTTCCCACGGGCATAAACATAGGTGTAGGAAAAGTACCATGGGGAGTAATTAACTCACCTAACCGAGCACCGGTATGTTTTTCTTTTTTGATTAAGCGATATTGAATGGCGGGTTGTGTCATTGTTTCGTCCTACTTTCTTCTTTTTATGAATTAGCCAAAATATGCGTAACTTTCATTAAATAAAGTTTACGTACCATCCTTTATCATAAAGGGAAAATCGCGATTTTGCAATAACCAATATTAATGGAATCTTTTGCGCTGCTTCATTTTTTTCGTAAAAAAGATAAAAAAAGAAATAAAAAGAAGAAAACCCACGTTTTTTCCCATTTTAATAAGGAAAAATAAACGTTTTCTTTTTTTCTTGAACAGTCTTTCTTTAAAAAAGAGCGCACGAAAGACACGGGTAAAAATACACCGTGTTTTTTTATGATGGCGAGAGTTACGCCGCGGGTCGTTTTTCTTGGGCTAAGGCGCGTTTTTTCTTCGCTAACATCAAGCAAAATGTGGTGGTCACATGCAATTTCATTTTCGCTAAGCCCCGTATCCGATGATCTTCAAAGAGATAATCGCGGTCGATCCGGCCGTTAACCCGTTCCACGGCGGAGCGCTCGTTATAATAACGTTGAAATTTTTTCGAATCCCGCCCGATCAAGTTAAAGACCCGTGGATCTTCGGCGCGTGGAATCGAAACCCGATGAATCCCCGCCCCATTTTTCGGATGCGTTTCATAACGAAGGGTGTCCGAAGCGGCATGATACCCCTTGTATTGCGCTCGGATAAGCTTTCCTCGATGGCTCACATAATAAACTTCACCTTTATAAGTATAAACGAAGTCGGTATCTTGATATTGTCGGGTGCTTTCTCCTTGCCAATGATTTACGATATCGATGATCGGCTTCATCCCTCGATCTTCAATGATCTCGCGTAATTTTCCTCCGTCATAGCCTTTATCTGCGGATAAATGGTCGCAACGTTCCGCCAGCCAGGAAGGCATTTGGGCCACCATTTCCTTAGCCACCGTTTTTTCCCCATTCGCCGCGGGTGTTACTCGAAATAAAAGGGGCAACTCATATCTGGCATCGGCGATTAGATGCACGCGATAACCATAAAACCAAGCGGATTTTGTTTGGATTTTCCCTTCTTTTGTCGTAGAGGTATAAGACTTTTGGGTATAATTGGCATCGTGATCTCGGCGCCCCTCGCATTTTTTCTTTTTTGGCGGTCTTTGGGCATAGGCTTCAATAATTTTGCCATCCAAAGCTAAGCTTTCGCCGAGGTCGGAGAGCGCTTCTTGTAGCTCCTCGGTCATATGGGCAAATAGGGCGTCGAGCAGGTCTTGAACATCGATCAGTCGCCTTTGAAATCGTGTGAAAGCTGAAGGACTAGGAGCTAAACTTTTGCGGCCGTTTTTTCGATTGTAGCGTGGTTCAAGATGACAAGCATGACGTAAAAAAGGATTCCGCTCAAGTTCATTGATTAACTCCGTGGGCCCTTGATGATGGAAGACAAACATCGCAATCCAGCAGCGAAACATCGCTTCGTTCGGCCAATCATCGCGACCGCTCGCACGTCGGTCATCTAATTCCTGGATCAAGTGCTGGTAAGGGATCTGATTTAATAGAGCTTCAAACTCTTGAAGCGGTCCGCAATCAAAATCTTCAAATAAGTTGATATTGTATGGTACAATAGTTTCAGAATTCATAAGAAAAGCCTCCTATTTAGTTTTGTCGTTACTACTATTATAGTGGAAATCGCTCGATTTGTCGGCTTTTCTTATGATTCTTTTTTCTATTTTCATTTATACCGTGAAATTCTAAAAAAATAGAAATCGGAAAGGCCAAATCCTCATTTCATAGGGTTTTACCTTCCGATTTCTTTTTTATTACAATCGTTAATCCTTGTAAGACAAGGACTTTCAACATCGCGATTTATTCTTAATGAGACCTTTCTAGTTTTTCTTTTTAGTTACCTTTGGTATACTAATTGTAAATTAAGGTAACTAACCTTATATGTAGAGGAGTATATATATGAAATCAAATGCGGAAATACGTGCAGAAGCTAGAAAAATGTTGAAAGGGCGTTGGAAAGAAAGTGTGCTAATGAACTTAGTACCTGTTTTAATCACGATTGTTATTGCTGCAATTATCCTAATTCCTGCTATACTATTTCTTGGTCAAAACGTCCAAATTATGAATGATTCCGGTACGTATTACACCAATTATTCTACAGGTTCGAATGGCTCTACCGGCGGTTCTAGCGGATTCATTTCAGGCTTGATCACTACTTTTTTCACAGTTGCCATTAGTTGGACTTTTTTAGATGTTTTACGTGGTAAAAAAATAGTCATTCAACCATTTAAAGATGTTTTCCGTACCTTCCGTGCTCCTTATGCTTTAGCAGTCCTTGTTATTTATCTGTTGACGGCAATTTTCCAATTTCTGTGGTCCTTGTTACTCGTCATCCCAGGAGTTATTAAGGGGTATTCTTATTCACAAAGTTATTATATTTATTATGACACCTATGAAGAAACCGGACAAACCCCTCGTTATCTTGATTCAATCACTGCTAGTCGTCATTTAATGGATGGTTTTAAAGCAAAATTATTCTTCTTGGATTTAAGTTTTATCGGCTGGCACATTCTTTGTCTTCTTACTTTTGGAATTGGTTATCTATGGCTAATGCCGTATATCTATGCTACAAAAGCAGCCTTTTATAATAATTTACCTAAAGAATAAACAAACCTAATACAAAAAATAAGATCGCACTTCGTAAAAAAAGTGCGATCTTATTTTTTTCATTTTTAATCATTGAAACATCAAAACCTTCCTCAGAAGTATTAAGATGGAGAATAAAAAGTAATGTTTGTTCGCAGGTTGAATGTGCAGCCCAAAAAGAAAAGTACTATTCACTCAGCCTTGAACAAACAGCAAAGACAAAAATGCCCTCAAAAATAACAGTATTTGATAAACGTGAAGGTATTTGATTCTAATTTTCTTATTTAACAAACATCGCGTCGCCAAAGCTAAAGAAACGGTACCTTTCTTCAACGGCGTGTTGATAAGCTGTTAAAATATTGTCGCGGCCCGCAAAGGCGCTAACCATCATTACAAGAGTTGATTTAGGCAAGTGGAAATTTGTCGAAAAAGCATCAACGATTTTCCATTGGTAGCCTGGTGTGATAAAAATATCTGTCCAACCACTATCTGCTTTGATCTTACCCTCAAATTTTGTACCAATCGTTTCAAGTGTACGAATGGATGTGGTTCCTACAGCAACAATTCTGCCACCTTCATTTTTTACTTGATTCAAACGTTCTGCCGAATCTTCAGTCAGACGATAAAATTCACTATGCATATCGTGATCTTCAATATTTTCTACGCTAACAGGTCGAAAGGTCCCTAAACCAACATGCAGCGTTAGATATACCAATTCGATTCCTTTTTCTTGGATCTTATTTAACAGTTCTTCAGTAAAGTGTAACCCCGCTGTTGGAGCTGCAGCAGAGCCATTTTCCTTGGCATAAACCGTTTGATAACGCTCTGGGTCATCCAATTTCTTTTTAATATATGGTGGCAAAGGCATTTCACCTAAAGCTTCCAAATTTTCTAAAAAGATCCCTTCATAGCTAAAACGAATCATTCGTCCACCATGTTCAAGCTCTTCTTCCACTACCGCTTTTAAGCGTCCATCGCCAAAGCTAATTTTGGTTCCCGCTTTAGCCCGTTTAGCCGGCTTAACTAGAGTTTCCCAAACGTCACCTTCAGTATTGTTTAATAATAATACCTCAAGATGTCCGCCAGTGTCCTCTTTTTGTCCATACAAACGAGCAGGCAAGACTCGTGTATCGTTCATCACTAGGGCGTCGCCTGGATGTAATTCGTCGATAATATCATAAAAATGTTTGTCTTGCATTTTTCCAGTTTTTGAATCTAATACTAATAAACGTGAACTTGAACGATCTGTTAATGGCGTTTGCGCAATTAACTCTTCGGGCAAGTCAAAATCAAAATCTTCTGTGGTTAACATTATTTTCACTCTTTTCTAAACAATCTGTTACATATTTTAGCACTTTTTTTCATTGCTTCAAAGGTAACTGATTTTCGTAATAAAAGCTGTGTTATAATAAAGCTATAGCGTTCCTCTATAACAGCTAACAAAGTGGTTCATAGCGCTTAAAAAAAATTTTCTAATTTAAAAGAAGCGATTACTTATGGAACCATGGCTTCATCATTGACTGTGCTAAGTAGGATGCTCAACCTGTAACCCCTTATAAAAATGAAATATCTGGATAAGACAATTCACAAAAGAGAAAGCAAACATAATATTAATAAATAAGTTACCGTAAAGCGCTTTCTTTGAATTGTTTTCATTATTCAAAGCTTGCATATTTACTTACTATATATAAGCCTTTGACAAATTATTTAGTATTATTAACTATTTTTCGTTCGTAAATTATTCCACTTGATCCCTTATATAACGCTAAATGTTTGCTTTTTTGAGTTTAACTGTTGTATTTTTTTCATTTTTTATGCATACTATATATATAATAGCCGGAACAAATAAAAAAGTTTGAGGGTGGAAAATTTGATTGAATTTCAAGATGTATCAAAAATCTATAAAGGCGGAAAAAAAGCGGTCGACGATATCTCCTTTACCGTTGAAACAGGAGAAATGGTTTGTTTGATTGGGACAAGCGGAAGCGGGAAAACAACCTGTATGCGAATGGTCAATCGTATGACTGACCCGACTAAAGGGAAAATTTTGATCGACAGTCAAAATATCACTGATATTAATCCTGTAGAGTTACGACGCAGAATCGGCTATGTGATCCAAAATATCGGACTGATGCCTCATATGACAATTCGCGATAACATTACTGTTGTCCCCAAACTACTAAAAACGCCACAAGAGGAACGAAAAAAAACGGCAGAGCGTTTGATTAATTTGGTAGAGATGCCCGAGGAAATGTTAGATCGTTACCCGAATGAATTATCAGGTGGGCAACAACAAAGAATTGGTGTGATCCGTGCATTAGCCGCGGATCAAGATATTATTTTAATGGATGAACCGTTCGGTGCGTTAGATCCGATTACCCGTGATTCTTTGCAAGATTTAATCAAAGATTTGAATAAACGGTTGGAAAAAACCATTATCTTTGTCACACACGATATGGACGAAGCGTTAAAATTAGCCGATCATGTCGCCATCATGAGTGAAGGAAAAGTCATTCAGTATGATACGCCAGAAAATATTTTACAACATCCGGCCAATGACTTTGTAGAAGAATTGATCGGAGAAGACCGTCTCATGCAAGCACAGCCTGATAATACGTTGGTTAAAGATGTGATGACCACAGCAGTGACCATTACTTCAGAAAAATCCTTGCAAGAAGCCATTACATTGATGCGTGAAAAACGAGTGGATACCTTATTGGTTACCGACAATCGGGAAATTTTAAAAGGATTCATCGATATCGAATCGATCAATCAAAAAAGTGATCAGACCACCAGCGTGGGCGATATCATAAAAACCGAGGTTTCCTCTGTGAAAGAAGATACACTTTTACGTAATACCTTACAGCGCATTTTAAAACGTGGATTGAAATACGTCCCTGTCGTAGATAATAAACAGCGCGTCGTCGGTATTTTAACACGCGCTTCCTTAGTGGATATTGTTTACGATGTATTATGGGGAGAAGAACAATCCATTCGAGAGGCTGTCGAGTCATTTAAGCCAGAAGAAACTAAGGAGGTCTAGATTATGCAAGCCTTCTTTTCAGAGTATGGTTCACAATTAATGAGTAATTTACTGGAACACATTGTCATTTCATTTATGGCCCTTCTTTTAGGGGCAGTCGTTGCGATCCCTTTAGGCGTTTTATTGACAAGAACAAACAAAATCGCCGGTATCGTAATCAGTACGGCCAGTGCCTTACAAACGATCCCGGCACTCGCTCTGCTTACCTTAATGATCCCATTTTTGGGCGTCGGGCGTGCCCCTGCGATCGTTGCATTATTTATTTATTCCCTACTGCCGATTTTACGTAATACTTATATTGGCATGCAAAATGTTGATCCCAATATTGTCGATGTTGCCAAAGGAATGGGCATGACCAATCTTCAATCAATTAGAAGTGTTGAATTACCGATTGCAGTTCCTACGATCATGGCAGGTGTACGTTTAGCCGCCACTTATGTAATTGCTTGGGCCACACTTGCTTCTTATATCGGTGCCGGGGGTTTAGGGGTTCTCATCTTTAGTGGTTTGGACAACTATCAACCCGAATTGATTATCGGCGGTACGATTCCAGCGATTTTACTGGCGTTAATCGCCGATTACTTACTAGAAAAATTAGAAACATTCCTTACTCCAATTTCTTTAAGGGGGGAAAGTGAACAATGAAAAAAATAAAACATTTCCTTTTATTTTTAGGCGGGCTGCTTTTACTAGCCGGTTGTTCTTTCCCTGGTCTAGCATCAAACCAATCTGACGATACAATCGCTATTACAGGCGGGATTACGACCGAAATGCAGATTATGGGTAGTATGGTTGCAGGAATGATCGAACATTATACGGATAAACAAACGACTGTGATCAATAACTTAGGAACGACCAATATTACCCACGAAGCAATGATGAATGGTGACGCAGATGTTTCAGCTATCCGCTATACCGGAACAGATATTGCATCTACGCTACTTTTACCGCCGGAAAAAGATCCTGCTAAGGCATTAGAAGTTGTAAAAAAAGAATTTAAAGAACGTTACAACCAAGAGTGGATGGATTCCTTTGGCTTTGATAACACTTATGTTTTCTTAGTACGTAAAGATACAGCAGAAGAATATAACTTAGAGACAGTGAGCGATTTAGAAGCTGTTGCCGACGAATTAACAGTAGGAGCTGACCGCGCTTGGATGACCCGTGAAGGGGATGGATACCCAGGTTTTACAGAAGAATACGGTTTTGAATTTGATTCGATCATGCCTATGCAGATTGGTTTGGTCTATGATGCTGTAGCCGCACATCGGATGGATGCGGTATTAGGGTACTCAACAGATGGTCGGATCGCCAGTTATGGTCTAGTGATGTTAGAAGATGATCGTCAATTCTTTCCACCATATGACGCCTCTCCTATCATCAAAGGCGAATTGGCCGAAAGAGAACCCGAAGTAAAAGAAGCGATCGACCGCTTAGCGGGCACGATTGATACAGAGACGATGCAAGAATTAAATTACGAGTCGGACAATAACTTAGTCGAACCATCAATTGTAGCTGAACGTTTCTTACAAGAAAATAATTATTTTGAAGATGAGGAGTGATAGAAGATGGATATGAGTCAAATGAATCTAATGCAGCAATTTGTTTATTACTTTCAAGAAAACGGGAGTTACGTTTTTTCTCAATTTGTTCGTCACTTCTTAATCTCGCTTTATGGCGTGATATTCGCTGCCATCATCGGCATTCCGATTGGCATTATGATCTCAAAGCGAAAGACATTAGCTAGCTGGGTGGTTCGGGTTGCAAATGTTATCCAAACTGTCCCTGCCTTGGCAATGATCTCCATCCTAATGTTTGCCTTTGGGTTGGGCGTCAATGTGGTTATTATCACCGTATTTTTATATTCATTGTTACCGATTATTAAGAATACGTACACGGGCATGACCCAAGTAGATAAGAATGCCTTAGACGTAGGGAAAGGAATGGGCATGACGGCCTGGCAACGCCTTTATATGATCGAATTGCCCTTATCTATTTCTGTGATCATGGCCGGCGTTCGAAATGCTTTAGTGCTTGCCATTGGGATTACCGCGATTGGTACTTTCGTGGGCGCGGGTGGATTAGGAGATATCATTGTCCGTGGGACCAACGCGACAGATGGCGCTGCGATTATTCTAGCGGGGGCTTTACCCACCGCTTTAATGTCCATTGTAACTGATTGGCTGTTAGGGTTGATTGAGCATCAATTAGACCCATCGAGTCGTACCAGCAGAAGCTAAAGGCGTCTAAAAATTATTTGTTTAAATAAATGAGAAAGGGACCAAACGGAAATTATCGTTTGGTCCTTTTTATATTTGAATATGGATCATTCTTAGATTAATAAGTCAGAACTTTGACTATTTTTTCAAGTGATAACTATAGGTACTAACAATAATATGTTGTCGCCAAGAAAGTCGAAATTGTAAGCGTAAATTCGTTTGGTTGTGTAAGATATTTTGCCAGCGATGCCTTGGGACAAATTGAGAAATGATAACCGTTGTTGTATGGTCTTGCTTTCTAGCTTCTTTACTAACCAAATCTACATATCGAATAACAGGATTTTCAATCGAACGGTATGACGTTCGTACAGCAGTAAAATGGACACCAGGAAAAAGGTTTTTAAATTCATTCTCGATTTGCTTTTCTTTTTGTGCATCTTCTTCCAACGATACATGCATCGCAATCACTGTATCTCCAATAGAACGTGCATAGTCTAAAGCGCCAATATTTACTTTTGTCACATTTCCTACTAAAACAATCACTGTGTTCCCTTTATATTTGTGTAGTTTTACCGCCTCTTCTACTCGTAACTGTTCAGAGACGTTTTGATAATGGTCATGGATTTTATAAAAAATGAAGAGTAGTACAGGCATAATGATAAAAAATGGCCAGATATCATCCAAACGATAGACAAATAAAATGACAATAATAGCAAATGAAATGAACGCGCCCACAATATTTGCAAATGATTTTTTCAACCATGAAATCTTCTCATTATACCATTTAACAACCATTCCTGACTGAGATAAAGCAAAAGGAATAAAGACTCCAATTGAATACAGTGGGATTAGTCGCTCCGTTGATCCTTGGAAAATAAACAATAGTACAATAGAACCTGCTGCTAAAGTTATAATCCCATTAGAATACCCTAAACGGTCGCCTCGATCCTGATACATATGAGGCATAAATTTATCTTTAGCTAAGTTGTAAGCCAAAACTGGAAAAGCTGAAAAGCCCGTGTTAGCAGCGACGGCTAAAATAAAAGCTGTTGCAAACTGTAACAGATAGTAAAGAAAACCATGTCCAAAAACGGCCTCACCAATTTGTGATAACACAGTCACTTCTTTTTCAGGCACAATTCCATACCAATAGTTAATAAAGGTAATTCCGACAAAGAAAAAACCTAAAATCATCGCCATAATGGCTAAGGTAGCTGCAGCATTTTTAGCACGCGGTTTTTTGAAAAAAGGAACTGCATTACTAATCGCTTCCACTCCTGTTAAAGAAGAAGAGCCAGAAGAAAAAGCACGCAAAATCAAAGCTAAAGAGATACCTGAAATTGCAGTTCCCGGAACAGCGGTTGCATTAAGTGGAACTATACCAGCAGTGATTTTAAATAACCCTACAAAGATTAAAGCAATAATTATAACGATGAAAGTATATACAGGAATCATCAAAAAACTAGCCGATTCTCTAAGACCGCGTAAATTCACCATCATAATCAGTAAGACAATCACAGCAGAAATGCCTACTTGATGACCGTATAAAGCTGGAATAGCTGATATAATCGCTTCAGCGCCAGCAGAGACAGATACAGCAACCGTTAACATATAGTCAATTAATAATGAACCTCCTGCGACAAGCCCCGCTTTTTCACCAAGGTTCTCGCTACTAACAACATAGGCGCCACCACCATGAGGATACGCATGAATAATTTGCCTATAAGACAATGTTAAAGAAACTAATAAAATAATTACAAAAGCAGCAATTGGCAGTGAATACCAAATCGCAGCAACTGAAAGTGTGA contains:
- a CDS encoding ABC transporter permease gives rise to the protein MQAFFSEYGSQLMSNLLEHIVISFMALLLGAVVAIPLGVLLTRTNKIAGIVISTASALQTIPALALLTLMIPFLGVGRAPAIVALFIYSLLPILRNTYIGMQNVDPNIVDVAKGMGMTNLQSIRSVELPIAVPTIMAGVRLAATYVIAWATLASYIGAGGLGVLIFSGLDNYQPELIIGGTIPAILLALIADYLLEKLETFLTPISLRGESEQ
- a CDS encoding ABC transporter permease, with product MDMSQMNLMQQFVYYFQENGSYVFSQFVRHFLISLYGVIFAAIIGIPIGIMISKRKTLASWVVRVANVIQTVPALAMISILMFAFGLGVNVVIITVFLYSLLPIIKNTYTGMTQVDKNALDVGKGMGMTAWQRLYMIELPLSISVIMAGVRNALVLAIGITAIGTFVGAGGLGDIIVRGTNATDGAAIILAGALPTALMSIVTDWLLGLIEHQLDPSSRTSRS
- a CDS encoding betaine/proline/choline family ABC transporter ATP-binding protein (Members of the family are the ATP-binding subunit of ABC transporters for substrates such as betaine, L-proline or other amino acids, choline, carnitine, etc. The substrate specificity is best determined from the substrate-binding subunit, rather than this subunit, as it interacts with the permease subunit and not with substrate directly.), which gives rise to MIEFQDVSKIYKGGKKAVDDISFTVETGEMVCLIGTSGSGKTTCMRMVNRMTDPTKGKILIDSQNITDINPVELRRRIGYVIQNIGLMPHMTIRDNITVVPKLLKTPQEERKKTAERLINLVEMPEEMLDRYPNELSGGQQQRIGVIRALAADQDIILMDEPFGALDPITRDSLQDLIKDLNKRLEKTIIFVTHDMDEALKLADHVAIMSEGKVIQYDTPENILQHPANDFVEELIGEDRLMQAQPDNTLVKDVMTTAVTITSEKSLQEAITLMREKRVDTLLVTDNREILKGFIDIESINQKSDQTTSVGDIIKTEVSSVKEDTLLRNTLQRILKRGLKYVPVVDNKQRVVGILTRASLVDIVYDVLWGEEQSIREAVESFKPEETKEV
- the queA gene encoding tRNA preQ1(34) S-adenosylmethionine ribosyltransferase-isomerase QueA, whose amino-acid sequence is MLTTEDFDFDLPEELIAQTPLTDRSSSRLLVLDSKTGKMQDKHFYDIIDELHPGDALVMNDTRVLPARLYGQKEDTGGHLEVLLLNNTEGDVWETLVKPAKRAKAGTKISFGDGRLKAVVEEELEHGGRMIRFSYEGIFLENLEALGEMPLPPYIKKKLDDPERYQTVYAKENGSAAAPTAGLHFTEELLNKIQEKGIELVYLTLHVGLGTFRPVSVENIEDHDMHSEFYRLTEDSAERLNQVKNEGGRIVAVGTTSIRTLETIGTKFEGKIKADSGWTDIFITPGYQWKIVDAFSTNFHLPKSTLVMMVSAFAGRDNILTAYQHAVEERYRFFSFGDAMFVK
- a CDS encoding osmoprotectant ABC transporter substrate-binding protein, with the protein product MKKIKHFLLFLGGLLLLAGCSFPGLASNQSDDTIAITGGITTEMQIMGSMVAGMIEHYTDKQTTVINNLGTTNITHEAMMNGDADVSAIRYTGTDIASTLLLPPEKDPAKALEVVKKEFKERYNQEWMDSFGFDNTYVFLVRKDTAEEYNLETVSDLEAVADELTVGADRAWMTREGDGYPGFTEEYGFEFDSIMPMQIGLVYDAVAAHRMDAVLGYSTDGRIASYGLVMLEDDRQFFPPYDASPIIKGELAEREPEVKEAIDRLAGTIDTETMQELNYESDNNLVEPSIVAERFLQENNYFEDEE